The genomic stretch GTGCTAAAAAAGATAATGATCCTGTACGACGACGGGGACGTCGTCAAAGCGGCCGCCCCGGCAGCCGCCTCGGAAGAAGAGTAGAGCCCATGTTCCTCCTTCGCGTCATCACGGAGAGGATAACCTTGATAGATGGCAAGACAGCTGAGGGAGCAACCCACCTGGAGGCAGAAACTCCTTCCTCTCACCTCGGGCCACCTTGGCCGCCGGCGATGGGGAGAGGTAGGCCGAAAATGGGGCATGGTGGGAGGAGTCAGGGGAGTCCGCCGCTTGCACTCTCCTCGGATTTCATAGGTGCCAGCAGCTCCATCTGAGAGCCTCCGGGTCGACGCTCCGGCCATGGCGGTCCTCTGGGCGGAGGCACTCGCTCCATCAGCTCGATGCGCCGGCAATATGTGGGCGGTGAGCCGCGCCACCTCGTGCGCCGACGGAAGGGATCCCGGGATCCACAGCGGCAACAGAGCGCTGAGCGGTGGAGCATGAGAGGCGTGCGCGTTTAGTGCGGCAAGAACTCGGCCGACCCGGATCTTGGGGCCCTCGTGGATTGTTTGGTCAAACCGTCAAAGCGGTGGAGGTGGGGTCTACAATTAGATATTTCCTGATAAGAGACACGGTAGAAGTGCTCAGAAGAAACCACCCCGTTAATTTCTATCGTGATCACCGGGAGAGTAGGAAGGAAATAAAAGACCAACCGGTTGCCGGTAACCCATCTCACCCAAATAAAAAGGAGAAGAAATAAAAAGACGGGTCAAACTTACCAAGATATAAATATGAGGTTACGTGTCGCTCAACGGATGTactaaaaccatgaaaaattgGCCATCTACAGTACCCAAACTAATCTGGGACGGGTAAACTGATTACCTTTTATATAGGGTCATCTCACCCAAATAAAAAGGAGAAGAAATAAAAAGACGGGTCAAACTTACCAAGATATAAATATGAGGTTACGTGTCGCTCAACGGATGTactaaaaccatgaaaaattgGCCATCTACAGTACCCAAACTAATCTGGGACGGGTAAACTGATTACCTTTTATATAGGGTATATTTGATTAGACGGTTGTGACTTTCACTATAGGAAACACATAAGGCGCCAACGGCCATCCTCTGTGCCAACGGCTAAATGTCGGGGTTGTCGGCACATACTCTTTTCCGGTCAGACCAGCAGGCAATCGTTGGTAAAGGAAAACCGGCGGCAGAGGACTGCCATTGGCACagttttggccgtcggcacagcctctccCTCGCAGCTCCTTTTTTCTATTTCAGGCATGTGCCCACAACAAATTTTCCATTTTGCCACATTAATCTtagaaaaatcataactaaatcattatgaTTCATAAAATTAcatgtaatatatcaaaatttgcagaaaaataagatctatcttggaaaaatctCAGAAATGAGTTATCATGTTCGATGTTTGATGGCTTTCAGGCTGAACGACCAATGTTATTACTAGAATAGTGGCATGGTTTGTGATAATGTACTCATATTGtgaacacatgtgcatcttgggatggcgAAAAATGTTGCAGGACGATGCTTTCCTTTTCGTCGCACCAaaaagctattttccattttccgaGTCTCAAACACGGGGTATTTTGTGAAGCAACAACCAAATAAAAGTTTCACCATGGTACCATCctattttccaaaaataataGACCACCTTGCATGCACAATTTCCCATCCGGTGTATCTTAAACATTTCCATCCACCCctcgtgaaaaagacaaattcctgccaaaTCGGTATGAAGTTGTCAGATttaactacaggtacatgatctattgctcatgattttttggaaaaattatttttaggttcagaatatgatatggatgttatatttggattcctcttattttctgatcgatttacacATATTGTTTGTCAAATTATGTacggatttaaagatattaattattccatattaaataaaaacacaaaatcattttattgttgtttgaattcaatattaacattatttattaattgttgtttacataagtaattgtttggaattcaaaaaataaagagGTGCGACATCAAGTCATaggggttaataggattgatatggtagtattataaCAAGGTGTCATTTGTTTCACGGAAACTCATCCGCAAGGAACTTAGaaattaagcgtgcttgggctagAGCAGGTGTGAGGATGGATGACTGacagggaagtttgaccacgagtacatTGTgatctaagattaagtgtacCAGAAAAAATCCCTTGTGAGAGGTTAACgagtcaaacaattaaaaaaattaaaaaaattgtaaatttgaaaaaaaatcctaTGTCGAAGGCCTAGGCCAATGGCcagactgtgccgacggccaaactgTCTGTGCCGAGAATCCAAGGTGCCAATGGGGGTGTGCCCTAGCTGTGCCGGCGGCTGCACCTTATGCGTTTCCTGCAGTGTTTTCTTCTCCAAAAAGACTGATCAAACCCTAACCGTGACGGGAGAAGAAAAACACGGCTAGGGGAGCTCACCTGGAGTGGGCCGGTCTACGGCAGGGGTTCGGCGGGGCAGTTGCTTTGCTAGGATAAGCAGTTAAGCACTGTGCGTTATCTAATGCTGATGGACCGGTGATGGATTGGTCTCCTGTCGTAGTTTCCACATTACTCTACGCGGGTACATCCGATAATATAAGGGCATGTACAGCCCTAGCCTCCTTGATGGACGCTTAATTCGTCAGTTACTACATGTTGGTAAGCGTCGGACGCTTGGTTGCTAAATTTTATACTGATTTCGCTAGCGCCAACCTTTTAACTATGCATCGACGCAAGGAAAACAACCGGGAATTGGGCAAAACTGCCAGGATTTAATTCCTGGCGCCCCTACCTAAGCGCCCGACTGTACATGCCCTAATGAAGCCCTTTATTTCACAACAGTAATATATGGAAGAATACACAAGAAACATGAAACtcatgagacaaaggtgtgtgagACATTCGACTCGGATACCACGCATTCGAGTCGGTTTATGCTCAAAACTGATTGTACGTGCGCAAGACGTATTATCCTAGTCGGTTATTTCCGTGAAACTGACTCTCGGCTGAACTATTCGAGCCAGTTTTATAACCGGTTGTGATAATCACGCGTGTTACTTCCTCTGTTTCCTAATTCTTGTCGCTGATTTAGAAATATCTAGACACATATATTTTGTGTGCATAGATATGTTGAAATCTACGACTAGACTAGAATTATGGACCGTATAATAACATCTATATTGGCTTGCAGTACCGTAAGACAGAACCAAGTCTAGCctgtgtgtactagaccggatgcgATAATCGGTTCGGTACTGGTGCGAGCACATCATCTGATACAACGAAGCCCTTTATTTGTTGCTCCCAAATCATAATACATGGTAGCGTACAGAAGAAACAGGAAACATATCACGAGAGACAAAGGTGAAAGATGGTTTGGGCTTGCTCTAGTTTGATAGCATGGTGAGAATTTAAGGATTTGCATTGCCGTAACCGTTGCCATTTCCTGCACCACCACCGGTTCCACCATTTTTACCGCCGCCCGAGCCACCACCGTTACCTGAAGCATTTGCGTTTGAGTATGACGTGCCACCACTGTTATCTGCTTCGCTTGAGCCAGATCCGGTGCCATCACCCGTCCCATAACCAGCCGAGTCATCAGCAGGGCAATCGTCATCTTCTCCACCgctgctgccaccgccgccgccgccaccctgacCACCAGCATCTGAACTTCCGCCATAACCACCATAAGATTGGCTCATTTGGCCAGAGCTTGAGCCAGTTCCGCCCCCACGCCCAAACCCAGTACCTCCATCCTGTGAataaccaccgccgccaccgccgccggaagCACTTGCACTGACTCCACCACTTCCACTCTGGGCAGCTCCCTGACCACTCCcggctcctccaccgcctccattCACGGCCCCACCACCCTCTCCCGCTCCGGAGCCGGTTCCCTGAGAACTAGAGTATCTTACTACCCTGGCAGCGCTTGCTAATCCAATGCTGAAGAGGAAAATCAAGCTGAGGGAGACAAGCTTAGTGCAAGCCATTGTGAATCAGTGGTGGGGATGGTGCTAAACGAAATGATCGCATTGCTATTTATAGCAGCATGCGGTACGGTGGTGCTCTCTTAGTATCATCTGTTATGGAGGTGCTTAGGTGAGATCTATGGACCGAACCGTGGACTCTGATATTGCTAGTAGTAGTGCGTCTATAATAGAGCGCGTAGATCGAAAGATTCtggtttttttatttaatttgagagacGGGGCTGCACCAGTCGACGACTTCGGAGTTCCTCACGTGATCAACTGGTTGATAAATCGTGCGTAAAAGATTCGGAATATTTCTTTAATTCATTCAAGAGATGGGAGTGCTCCAGTCGACGACTCCGGGAGATGACTTGGGAGTTGATCAActggctgatttttttttttgaaacatgatCAACTGGCTTATTAATCTTTCGTAAAGGTTATAAACAGTTTAAGTTTGTTAATTTGCAATTGCCGGTAAGTTCAGTGAACTACCATTGTTACCCGCGACGACGAGCAGGCGGCTGGTGCAAGGTGGTTCTTCTCAAGagaagatgttggtccggaggtggtagATATGTCGTTTTTCTctgacttcgtcgatgggaggtgGCGGATCTTAGTCCAAGACAGCACGGGACGTGTCCTGTCAATATGCCACAACGACATGTGCCTTACTGCTTGCAGCAGGTTGTTAAATGTGTGTTTGTTTGGATGGAACAGTTCACTGGTTTTGTGTTTATATTAGCGAGGAATATTACATCTCTAatatgttcatcgactcacaaagcctcattAGAGAAAGTGATTTTTTTGATCTTGtaatggtggaggctcggcgtctcttccGGTGTTCGTCTCGACGGCGATGAATTTGCATGGCAGCCACTGGCAATAGGTTGTTTTGTATTTCTCATTTTTTTaagattttatctgcaaatttagGATAATCATGTTACCcatgtttgtcttttagtttccacatgtgttgctttATGTAACTTAATTTTTGATTAATGAAATACGTGGTTGCTCTAAAAAAGCTAAACTTTAGAGTAGTCTATAGTGATCCTTGATTACTGTGGAGGAAAGAACACATCAAAAAAAACCTCtcaccccctctcgcctcctctcACCCTTCCCGCGCGTCGATGAGCAAAGCCCTCGCGATGCCGTTGGCGGCGGTTCTTCCTTCCCCGTGTTATGGAGGGAGGGTCAGGGCCCTTCCCCTCCATGTTGGTGGTGCTCCTCGGGCGGTCATGAACTGACTAGGTCGGGTGTGGCTGGAGATGGTGACATCTCGCGGCGGCGCAACTCGGCCGCGGTGGCCAACGACGGTTGCTAGCCTTGGCACCTCGGCCCAATGGGCTCGCGGCGGGCTCAAATGGGCTCCATCGGGACGTGGGATGGTTGTGGTGGACTTTCAAGGAAAACCACTACAAGTGAGATGTCGTATTTTCGGAATGGTGGATGTGGGATGGTTGTGGCATccccgcttggcccatgtcaacaacgAAATCATCatctccattacctccatctcattAGATTGTAATCTCCATTAGCAGTGTAGGTTTGTACTTGAATTCACACCGTTATTCCTATTCCATTCGCAAGATTATGAtggtgttcttgattgtctccatgtgtgagtagtccaccccgttCTTGGggtagatggagaaaccctagtagtATTATTATGAATTAAGATAATTATAGCTTTGCACTATGATTGTATGTTAGTTTTGCGATGTTGCATGATGTCGACAAGTAATGTTTGCCTAAGGGTCACAGGAGGGAACTACCTTCGGAAGTAACATCCCGTGCACAGATTTGCAGTTCTAGTACAGGACAGCACGGTCCATTTAAGTCGAATACCTCCACTTTCGGACACACAGCTAGGAGTAACACATGATCCAGTGGCATTACAGGCAGACATAGTAGTCCAAGCGAGCGAAAAATGGGTATGCTCTAACTTATGCCACCTGCATAGCATATGTGTGACAGACAGGAAACGAAACAGGCTGAACCCAAGTGCGGGTGTTTTTGCCGTCCTGATTCTGCAGCATGATGTTGAAGCTACATGACCGAGCAGAGCACGCTACAGATACTTCGTTGCAAGAGCCCTGACCTTGGTATCGAAATGAGAGGACGCGATGCGAGAGCCAGGCAAGTAGAGGGGGTTGAGGAATATCTGCACAACACAACATTTGTAAGATACAGTTGATTATTATATCAAGACTAATTGGCACATGTATCTTCTTTCTATAACCAAGTTGCAGACACTTGTCGTGATTTATTATGGAAAGTGCCCATGATTCCGCATCAGCAAGCAACCCTAATCAGTATTTAGATCCAAATCGTGCACTCATCAGTTGCCTATTTACAAGGTAGAGGACAGGTTCCACAACACCTTGACACAGATAGAGCATACTCATAAAAGAACAGCAAAACATAGTGAACTGGTGATAAAGCTTGTGTTCACCAAAAAAAATGGAGACTAAGAGGCTTCACTATTTGATATACATGATTCGAGAATTGATGTTTGATTGTACACTTGATTGAACATCAAGCTAGAGGGTTCTCCAGGTTGTAAATGGGCATCATCTTACCTTGATGTAAAGTTCATGAACCTCTTGAAAAAAGCCTTTTATTCCATCCTCGCTACGTGAATCGTGAAGCAACATGAATCTAGTATGTGCCATACTTCCAGTTAGGGAAATCAATAGTATTGCAAGGATGAGATTTTAAATGATACTCCCTCTTTGCCATAATGTAGTACATGtaagattttaaaaaaatcaaatgatgtcaactttgaccaagtttttgATAAAAATATCTACATCTACTATACCAAATGTATACCATATGAACATATACATCGTGAGGAATCTAATGGTATTGAATTGGTattctagatgttgatattttttcctacATACTTAGTCAA from Lolium rigidum isolate FL_2022 chromosome 4, APGP_CSIRO_Lrig_0.1, whole genome shotgun sequence encodes the following:
- the LOC124705667 gene encoding trafficking protein particle complex subunit 2-like isoform X2 encodes the protein MASTACFVIVSKNDIPIYEAEVGSTPRKEELAYHHQFILHAALYVVQDLACTTNAIFMLLHDSRSEDGIKGFFQEVHELYIKIFLNPLYLPGSRIASSHFDTKVRALATKYL
- the LOC124706632 gene encoding putative glycine-rich cell wall structural protein 1, encoding MACTKLVSLSLIFLFSIGLASAARVVRYSSSQGTGSGAGEGGGAVNGGGGGAGSGQGAAQSGSGGVSASASGGGGGGGYSQDGGTGFGRGGGTGSSSGQMSQSYGGYGGSSDAGGQGGGGGGGSSGGEDDDCPADDSAGYGTGDGTGSGSSEADNSGGTSYSNANASGNGGGSGGGKNGGTGGGAGNGNGYGNANP